TAACCCCACGGGAACGGGACAGGGCTGGAGACCGGCTCGCCCGCCTGGGCCGACTGGTGGTACAGGTCCGCCGTCAGCAGTCTGGCTTCTTCGCTCCGTACGTCGCCCGCCTGCCGCAGGAGGGTCAGCCCCAGCGCCGGCTGCCGCAGGTCGCGGGCGTGTGCGGCCGTATGCAGCAGCGCCGCCGACCGCTGCGCCGGGGTCCAGGACTGCGAGGACTGCGGGAGCGACGCCGCGAGCGGATGGTCGGGCCCCGGGCAGTCGGTGGGGTCGTCGGGCAGCACGTGAAGCCGTGCCTCGGTCAACTGCCGGCGGTGGGCGGGGTCCCAGCGGACGTCGAGCTGTTCTGCCCAGTCCAGCACGGTGCGCAGCAGCGGCCGGTCGGCGTGTTCCCGGGCCAGGTTGACGCCCTGGCTGATCACCTTCGCGGTTACGTTGCTGCCATGGGCGGCGACGAAGTCGGCCAGGGGCGACCCGAACACCGCCCTGGGCAACCCGTCGGCCAGGGCCGGGGGAATCCCGTCCACCACCCTGAGCAGGAACAGGGCGACATCCGGATCGTCGGCGGTGGACGAGTCGAGCCACGCCGACAGCGCGGCACCGGCGGCATCCCGGTGAACTCCCTCCTCGTCCGCGAGGATCTGCGCCAACAACGCCAGGAGCCGGGGCTTTCGCGACCCGCCGTCCAGCTCCAGCGCGCGCACCACCAGATGTCCCGCCTCCGCCACCAGCCGGTGGGACTCGGCTTGGAAGGGCTCCTCGTCGGTGAACCACGTGCGGTACAGGTCCGCGTCCAGCCGGGCGGACCAGACGGTACACATCCCGCGGGCGTAGTGATCGGCGGCGAAGTCCTCCGCTCCCCGGGTGGCCATCCGCAAACGGGCGGCGGCCAGCAACCCGGCTTCCAGCTCGGCGGGCTCGCTCAGCTTGTCGATCAGCCGTGACACCACCGCGTCGGCTTCCTCGAACACCGCGCGATCGCACCGGTCCGCCACCAGGTGGACGGCCGACTCGACGGTACGGAGCGCCGCGTCCCGCCAGGCGGCCTCCGCCCCGCAGGCGTCGGCGACCTCGGCGACCAGCCTCCAGTAGACGTACATGTACTCGACCAGACCGCGATGGTCGAGGAACTCGTCCCGGAACAGCAGTTCCACCATCGCCTCGGCGGGCAGCGCCTGGTCCGCGTGTTCCGCCAGGGCTTTTCGCGTCTGCTCCAGTTCGCGCGCCTGTTGCTTCGCCTGGGACAACGACAGGATCCGGTCGCACACGTGATGTGCCAGCTCCATCAGCGTGCCGACCGGGTCGATGAGGAACCTGACCGTCGGCGCGCTGTCCTTCTCATCACGCGGTTCGTGGCCCGGCTCGCCGAAGCGTACGGGGCCGGCACACACCATCCCCTGCCGCGTCTCGAGGTCGAGCGCGCCGATCGGATCGTCCGTGGCCGGCAGCACATGGGAGACGACCAGCATGACCGAACCCGAGGCGATCGCCGCCTCCCGCCAGCCCGGCGGCTCTTCCGGGCAGAGGTCGTGCACGAAGTCCGCGCCATCCGGGCTGAGGACGGACAGCACGCCTCCGTCATCCCGCGTGACACACCACCTGTGATCGACAGGGTGGCCGAAGGGCAGTTCGTTCAGCGAGAGGAGCGCCGGCAGGCCCCACCAGCCGTTCGCGCGGGTGAACAGGCTGCCTCCGGCCCCGTCACCGGCGGTGAACGGGCTGATGCCGGCCAGTCCTACCGCCAGTCCGGCATGCCGGACACCGTCCACCTCCACCGTGAACGCCCACCCAGTGATGTCCCGCGACAGCCGCACGCCGTTCCCCCCGCGCCAACCGGTCATCAACGGGTTCAACAATGGCACGGCCCTGGTCGTACCCGCTCGCTCTCCGCGGGACTGCCGAGCACATTCTCGGCTGTGAGATACCCGTTGGAGAGCAGGTATACGGGCATGGGCATGGGCATGGGCGACCCCGGCCCGGGCAAGGTCGGTGAAGTCGTTGGGCGCCACGAGCTTGCGCTGCACGACAGAGAAGAAGATCTCCACCTGGTTCGGCCAGGAGGCGTGCACGGGGTGTGGACCAGCACCGCGTTGGGGAACGCGGCGGCCGGGCGGGCGGCGGCCTTCTTGCCGCGGTGGGAGGAGCCGTTGACCACGACCCAGAACATGCGTTTCACGCTCGCGCGGGACATCGCAGGCGGACAGGTAGGCCAGGATGGAGGTCTTCTCGTCCGCGCTGATGACGTACTGGTTCCGGCACGACCACCGCGACAGCGGCACCGCGCACGCACCCGAGCCTGGTGCTCGGTCTTGTGACCCCGGGCCGGCTTCTTCAACCGGTGCCGTGCCGCTCGGCGGCAGTCGGGACCATCGGGCGCGCGGTGGCAACAGGCAGGGCAGGCAGAACGATCAGCAGAAGTGGACCAGGTCGGCCGCAGCCCGCCGGAGCCGGTCCGGCTCTGGACAACGTGGCCGGCGATCTCGAATAATCCGGGCCATGTCTGTTCTCGTCGACCCAACAGTTCCGGTCGGCTCCCTCGCTGCGCGGTCCCAGCCCACTTTGACCGCCGGCGGCGGCGTGCTGCTGCGGCCGTGGAATCCCGGCGATGCCCAGGCCGTCATGGACGCCTACCAGGACGGGGAGATCCAGCGCTGGCATGTGCAGCGGGCCGACTCCCCTGCCGAGGCCCGGGAGTGGATCGCAGGCTGGCAGGGCGGCTGGGCGGCCGAGACCGGTGCGCACTGGGCAGTGGTCGACTCGGCGAGCGATGTCCTGCTGGCTCGCGCCGCGTTGAAGGGGCTGAAGTTCGCAGACGGTGCCGCCGACGTCGCCTACTGGACCGTACCAGCCGCCCGAGGAAAGGGCGTCTGTCCGCGGGCAGTCGACGCGATGGCGCGCTGGGCCTTCGAAGTCGCCGGCTTTCACCGTCTTGATCTCAAACACGCCATCGGCAATACGGCGTCCTGCCGCGTGGCGGAGAAGACCGGCTTCGTCGCGGAGGGCGTGCTCCGCAGTGCATGGCTCCAGTCGGACGGTCGGCACGACGTGCACGTGCACGCGCGCCTGCGCTCCGAGGGATGAGCGGGACGATGATGGAGCCGCTGAGGGGGGCCGCCGTCCGGTCCGCGTGAGCTGAAGCGGATGTCCTGTCGAACGTCATGGAGCATGCGCGGGACGCGCGCGAGATGCCTGCGGCTCTGTTCGGCCGGCGATCGAATCGACCTCTACCCCACCGTCTTTGACACCCGACCCCCGAACCCACCCGCCGGTGCCGGGGGCAACCCCCGAAGGACTTCCGGAGCCGACCACTTGGGGTTCGTCATACGGCCGACGACGCCCCGTCCCCTCCCGAGTGCAGTCAGCCCCTGGAGTCGGGCGGTCTCGTGTTGTCCAGTCGAGACAACGGCGGTCGGAGGACTCCGAAAGCCCAGTACGAGGGCTACCGGGGGCAGCTGGTCCTGGGCGAGGCCGACCCCGAGGAGATGGGCGATCTCAAGGATGTGCGCCGGGCCGGCTTGGCCTTTGGGTGAGTGGCTCCGTGGCATCCGGCCACGAAGCCTCCGCAAAAACCCGTTTGGCGAGCCACGGCGACCACTGCTACTTTCCCGGAGGCCGTGCGAGAGAACGAGGAGGTGGTACCCGTGAACGCAGTATCGACATGGGTGCTCCCCTCCGGGGTCACGGTCGGGCGATAGGTCGTCCGGGAGCGCCGCTCTGAGCACTCCCGAAAGGCACGACCATGCACTTCACTTCCGAACAGCGCCTCGACGACGGCGTCCTCGAACGCGAATTCACCCTCGGCGAGATCCCCGGCACCCTGTGGACGCCTGGATCCGCACCGGCACCGCTGGTCCTGATGGCCCACAACAACGGCCTGCCCAAGGCGGATCCCCGGCTGGTGGCCCGGGCCCGGTACACCGCGGCGCGCGGCTACGCGGTGGCCACCATCGACGCCCCCGGGTGCGGTGACCGTCCCCGTTCCGCCGCCGACGAGCAGGCCCGTGCCGACCTCCGGCGGGCGATGCAGGCCGGCGAGCCGGTCGACGAGATCTTGGAGTCCTTCATCGGCCCGCTGGTCGAAAACGCGGTC
This sequence is a window from Streptomyces sp. NBC_01217. Protein-coding genes within it:
- a CDS encoding CHAT domain-containing protein, whose amino-acid sequence is MRLSRDITGWAFTVEVDGVRHAGLAVGLAGISPFTAGDGAGGSLFTRANGWWGLPALLSLNELPFGHPVDHRWCVTRDDGGVLSVLSPDGADFVHDLCPEEPPGWREAAIASGSVMLVVSHVLPATDDPIGALDLETRQGMVCAGPVRFGEPGHEPRDEKDSAPTVRFLIDPVGTLMELAHHVCDRILSLSQAKQQARELEQTRKALAEHADQALPAEAMVELLFRDEFLDHRGLVEYMYVYWRLVAEVADACGAEAAWRDAALRTVESAVHLVADRCDRAVFEEADAVVSRLIDKLSEPAELEAGLLAAARLRMATRGAEDFAADHYARGMCTVWSARLDADLYRTWFTDEEPFQAESHRLVAEAGHLVVRALELDGGSRKPRLLALLAQILADEEGVHRDAAGAALSAWLDSSTADDPDVALFLLRVVDGIPPALADGLPRAVFGSPLADFVAAHGSNVTAKVISQGVNLAREHADRPLLRTVLDWAEQLDVRWDPAHRRQLTEARLHVLPDDPTDCPGPDHPLAASLPQSSQSWTPAQRSAALLHTAAHARDLRQPALGLTLLRQAGDVRSEEARLLTADLYHQSAQAGEPVSSPVPFPWGYYAYAALGYASLGFEELARASLVPFVQQVGNLHGEELQAALFAIIVDVPNFDTSRTPELGGVLRDLVHSAVWQLTAESETLPMGLMLGLHQAGKGPELGAWWRIDGPLALPAHIQHLLGKLRDLEDPAASRGASGTSPHLLNVLDSDRRLGGHDTQQTARNVRWRISSLIDDELSRRSAPLIDDQRLWAKTHELLDDRTVLLTWFLPAAVNGAAVLLAVTRQGRELIVHLGDGADENDDRHPVADRVEAIRTEAERDPLFGDVTPEGSRLLRQPGDMPLGGSELWDKWRARGKDRILAWPHGALHYLPLPLCRTGDRMIADDWTVTTIAGLEALMPTAGPVRPRRTAVLASADGGVPYGLHAEPALEEHARKVADAVGTDAVTGSAATRDRLLAELATADVVHIAVHGTLDQDAPWMHCLYLTPDRDDDGRVFAYDFLEADLRGVRLVTLAACESALGRFDRADNVRGIPSALITAGAQAVVGCLWPVRPEPATYFYHHMHHRIAQGTDPERAFREAQLATRARHPHYRDWGAFTYLHGRSKGAVA
- a CDS encoding GNAT family N-acetyltransferase yields the protein MSVLVDPTVPVGSLAARSQPTLTAGGGVLLRPWNPGDAQAVMDAYQDGEIQRWHVQRADSPAEAREWIAGWQGGWAAETGAHWAVVDSASDVLLARAALKGLKFADGAADVAYWTVPAARGKGVCPRAVDAMARWAFEVAGFHRLDLKHAIGNTASCRVAEKTGFVAEGVLRSAWLQSDGRHDVHVHARLRSEG